In Nitrosococcus oceani ATCC 19707, the following proteins share a genomic window:
- the icd gene encoding NADP-dependent isocitrate dehydrogenase, translating into MAYDKISLPSDGQPITVKEDFSLEVPARPIIPFIEGDGIGVDITPVMRQVVDKAVAVAYRGERSLAWTEVYAGEKATRIYGADEWLPAETLDALRQFVVSIKGPLTTPVGKGIRSLNVTIRQVLDLYACIRPIRYFPGTPSPLADPSRTHMVVFRENTEDIYAGIEWPAQSPETKKVIGFLRQEMDVEKIRFPESSGIGIKPVSQEGSQRLIRKALQYAIDNDRRSVTLVHKGNIMKFTEGAFRDWGYTLAQEAFGARPIDGGPWCEFASPESGEKIIVKDAIADNFLQQILLRPEEYDVIATLNLNGDYISDALAAQVGGIGMAPGANMGDRVAVFEATHGTAPKYAGQDRVNPSSIILSGEMMLRHLGWNEAADLIIQGISDALATKTVTYDLARLMEGATQVSCSGFGTAIMKHMVDPA; encoded by the coding sequence ATGGCTTATGACAAGATTTCCCTTCCCTCCGATGGTCAACCTATCACCGTTAAAGAGGACTTTAGCCTTGAAGTTCCCGCCCGCCCGATCATTCCTTTTATTGAAGGCGATGGGATTGGGGTGGATATCACTCCGGTAATGCGCCAGGTCGTTGATAAAGCGGTTGCCGTGGCCTATAGGGGAGAGCGCTCCCTGGCCTGGACCGAAGTATATGCGGGGGAAAAGGCAACGCGTATTTACGGCGCCGATGAATGGTTGCCGGCGGAGACCTTGGATGCTCTGCGGCAATTTGTGGTGTCTATCAAGGGACCTCTCACTACGCCAGTAGGCAAGGGTATCCGTTCTTTAAATGTGACGATTCGCCAGGTATTGGATCTCTATGCTTGTATCCGACCCATCCGTTATTTTCCGGGGACGCCAAGCCCTCTGGCCGATCCTTCCCGCACCCATATGGTGGTGTTTCGTGAGAATACCGAAGATATCTATGCCGGTATCGAGTGGCCAGCCCAATCGCCGGAGACGAAAAAGGTTATTGGATTTCTGCGGCAAGAGATGGACGTGGAGAAAATTCGTTTTCCGGAAAGCTCCGGCATTGGCATTAAGCCGGTATCCCAGGAAGGCTCCCAGCGTCTGATCCGTAAGGCCCTACAATACGCCATTGATAATGATCGCCGTTCGGTGACTCTGGTGCACAAAGGCAACATCATGAAGTTTACCGAAGGGGCCTTCCGTGACTGGGGTTATACGCTGGCCCAGGAAGCTTTTGGCGCCCGCCCCATTGATGGGGGTCCCTGGTGTGAGTTCGCTTCTCCTGAAAGCGGAGAAAAAATTATTGTCAAAGACGCCATTGCCGACAACTTTCTGCAGCAAATTCTGCTCCGTCCCGAGGAGTATGATGTCATTGCCACACTTAATCTCAACGGGGATTATATCTCCGATGCGCTAGCAGCCCAGGTGGGGGGAATTGGGATGGCGCCGGGGGCGAATATGGGGGATAGGGTTGCCGTGTTCGAGGCGACCCACGGGACTGCGCCTAAATATGCAGGCCAGGATAGGGTCAACCCTAGCAGCATTATTCTTTCGGGGGAGATGATGTTGCGCCATCTCGGCTGGAATGAGGCGGCTGATCTGATTATTCAGGGTATTTCGGATGCCTTGGCTACTAAGACGGTGACCTATGACTTGGCCCGATTGATGGAAGGCGCAACTCAAGTCTCGTGCTCTGGCTTTGGGACGGCCATTATGAAGCACATGGTAGATCCTGCTTAG
- a CDS encoding DnaJ C-terminal domain-containing protein, with protein MEFKDYYQIMDIKRDATQDEIKRAYRKLARKYHPDVSKEPEAEVRFKEVGEAYEVLKDPEKRAAYDQLGANWKEGQDFRPPPDWDQGFEFHGGGFTGGDAEQFSDFFESLFGRGGFGGRRQREFHARGEDTYAKILIDLEDAYQGATRTLTLKHSELGPDGRPQLKERMLNVRIPKGVRQGQNIRLTGQGGAGAGKGGAGDLYLEVEFKPHPFYKAEGKDIYLNLPVAPWEAALGATVKVPTPSGTVDLKIPPNSWSGRKLRLKGRGIPAKESGDFYVVLEIALPKADTDKAKAVYAEFEKALGFNPRARLGV; from the coding sequence ATGGAATTTAAAGACTACTACCAAATCATGGACATCAAGCGCGATGCCACGCAGGATGAGATCAAGCGCGCCTACCGCAAGCTGGCGCGCAAATACCACCCGGACGTCAGCAAGGAGCCGGAAGCTGAGGTGCGTTTCAAGGAAGTTGGCGAGGCTTACGAGGTGCTCAAGGACCCGGAGAAACGCGCCGCCTATGACCAGTTGGGCGCCAACTGGAAGGAGGGCCAGGATTTCCGGCCGCCACCAGACTGGGATCAGGGATTCGAGTTCCACGGTGGTGGTTTTACCGGGGGCGATGCTGAACAATTTAGCGATTTCTTTGAGAGCCTGTTCGGGCGCGGCGGGTTTGGCGGGCGCAGGCAACGCGAGTTTCATGCCCGGGGGGAGGATACTTACGCCAAGATCCTGATCGATCTGGAGGACGCCTATCAGGGTGCCACTCGTACTCTCACCCTGAAGCATTCTGAGCTGGGACCCGATGGCCGGCCTCAGCTCAAGGAACGCATGCTCAATGTGCGTATCCCCAAGGGTGTGCGCCAGGGGCAGAACATTCGTCTAACCGGGCAGGGCGGTGCCGGTGCCGGCAAGGGAGGCGCTGGCGACTTATATCTGGAAGTCGAGTTCAAGCCCCATCCCTTCTACAAAGCCGAGGGCAAAGATATTTACCTGAACCTGCCGGTGGCGCCCTGGGAAGCGGCATTGGGCGCCACAGTCAAGGTGCCGACGCCTTCGGGAACCGTTGACTTGAAGATTCCTCCAAACTCATGGAGTGGGCGTAAACTGCGCCTCAAGGGCCGCGGCATTCCCGCTAAGGAATCAGGGGATTTTTATGTGGTACTGGAGATTGCTTTGCCTAAAGCGGATACCGACAAGGCTAAAGCGGTCTATGCGGAATTTGAGAAGGCGCTCGGCTTCAATCCACGCGCCAGACTGGGAGTGTGA
- a CDS encoding chaperone modulator CbpM: MSHELMNSLTGEILEEDVELTLAELCRTCQVTAERVFQLVEYGVVEPQGYRPEQWRFRGVSVRRIRCAQRLEQDLEVNLAGTALALELLDELTQLRARLQRLED, from the coding sequence ATGAGCCATGAATTGATGAACTCGTTAACAGGCGAAATCCTAGAAGAGGATGTGGAGCTAACTCTAGCAGAACTATGCCGGACCTGTCAGGTAACGGCCGAGCGGGTATTTCAACTGGTTGAGTACGGTGTGGTTGAGCCACAGGGATACCGGCCTGAACAGTGGCGCTTTCGTGGTGTCAGCGTGCGGCGTATCCGCTGCGCCCAGCGTCTGGAGCAGGATCTGGAGGTCAATCTTGCTGGTACCGCGCTGGCCCTGGAGCTGTTGGACGAATTGACGCAGCTACGCGCACGGCTGCAAAGGCTTGAAGATTAG
- a CDS encoding DUF885 domain-containing protein gives MRKNFSPFLGSAVLLFLTLLLLFPGIPETRAAENNTHWDAFVHNFVEKYFAANPDFAVRAGRHEFDGKLPDWSPEALAKEVARLRSERQRALAFEVASLTASQRFERDYLVAWIDKDLFWLETAEWPYRNPAFYTQELDPNVYLSRPYAPLEERMRAYIAYAEAIPAAAKQIRHNLRTPLPRTYVDIGEKVFGGLAAYYERDAPAIFSTVENERLQRKFRAANRHAIRAMKELQQWLQTQRTNATSDFALGAPLFRALLREAEGVKISLERLEQIGRQDLKRNLVALQKACGNYAPSKTVSECIEKARAVKPEKGPVEEARRQLQKLKEFVIAKDLVTIPSAEQAQVAASPPYMQWNFAYIDIPGPFDKGLPAIYYVAPPDPAWSKAEREDYLADKADLLFVSVHEVWPGHFLQFLHSNRVASPLGKLFVGYGFAEGWAHYVEEMMWKAGLGHGDPEIHIGQLLNALLRNVRYLSAIGLHTQRMTLEESERMFQEFAHQDVGTARQQAARGTFDPAYITYTLGKLMIKKLREEWTATRGEREGWRVFHDKFLSYGGPPIPLIRKEMLGENAGPAL, from the coding sequence ATGAGAAAAAATTTTTCTCCTTTTTTAGGGAGTGCAGTCCTTTTATTTTTGACTTTATTGTTATTATTCCCAGGCATTCCAGAGACACGAGCAGCAGAAAATAATACTCATTGGGATGCGTTTGTTCACAATTTTGTCGAAAAATATTTTGCTGCCAATCCTGACTTTGCGGTACGTGCCGGTCGACATGAATTTGATGGCAAGTTGCCTGATTGGAGCCCCGAAGCGCTTGCTAAAGAAGTAGCGCGACTGCGGTCGGAGCGCCAGCGGGCGCTTGCTTTCGAGGTTGCTTCCTTAACAGCAAGCCAGCGTTTTGAACGTGATTATTTGGTTGCCTGGATTGATAAGGATCTCTTCTGGTTGGAAACAGCGGAGTGGCCCTATAGAAATCCGGCATTTTATACCCAAGAACTTGATCCTAATGTTTACCTAAGCCGTCCTTATGCCCCCTTAGAAGAGCGTATGCGTGCTTATATTGCTTATGCTGAAGCTATTCCTGCCGCAGCCAAGCAAATTCGCCATAACTTGAGAACCCCACTGCCCCGAACCTATGTGGATATTGGCGAGAAGGTGTTTGGGGGACTTGCCGCCTACTATGAACGAGATGCGCCCGCCATTTTCAGCACTGTGGAGAATGAACGGCTACAAAGAAAATTTCGGGCAGCCAACCGGCATGCCATTCGCGCGATGAAGGAATTGCAGCAATGGCTGCAGACCCAGCGGACCAATGCCACTAGTGACTTTGCCTTAGGCGCGCCTCTTTTTCGTGCTCTATTGCGCGAGGCTGAGGGCGTGAAGATTTCCCTTGAGCGGCTAGAACAAATAGGGCGCCAAGATCTTAAGCGTAATCTTGTCGCTTTACAGAAAGCATGCGGTAATTATGCTCCTAGCAAAACCGTATCGGAATGCATTGAAAAAGCACGAGCCGTAAAACCTGAGAAAGGTCCTGTCGAAGAAGCTCGCCGCCAGCTCCAGAAACTTAAGGAGTTTGTGATTGCTAAAGATTTAGTGACTATTCCTAGTGCCGAGCAAGCCCAGGTGGCCGCCTCTCCCCCTTATATGCAATGGAATTTTGCTTATATTGACATTCCTGGCCCTTTTGATAAAGGGCTGCCTGCTATTTATTATGTGGCGCCTCCTGATCCGGCCTGGTCAAAAGCGGAACGGGAGGACTACCTTGCGGATAAGGCGGACTTACTATTTGTATCGGTGCATGAAGTTTGGCCAGGCCATTTTCTACAATTTTTGCATTCCAATCGGGTTGCCTCCCCCTTAGGAAAACTTTTTGTGGGTTATGGTTTTGCTGAGGGCTGGGCCCACTATGTGGAAGAGATGATGTGGAAAGCTGGACTAGGTCATGGCGACCCGGAAATCCATATCGGCCAATTGCTTAATGCCCTATTGCGGAATGTGCGTTATTTGTCCGCGATAGGATTGCACACTCAAAGGATGACTTTGGAAGAGTCGGAGCGCATGTTCCAGGAATTTGCTCATCAGGATGTAGGTACGGCAAGGCAACAGGCAGCGCGGGGAACGTTTGATCCAGCTTACATCACCTACACCCTAGGGAAATTGATGATTAAGAAGTTACGGGAAGAATGGACCGCTACCCGAGGAGAACGCGAGGGATGGAGGGTATTTCATGATAAATTTCTTTCCTATGGTGGGCCGCCTATCCCCTTAATTCGGAAAGAGATGCTTGGAGAAAATGCGGGTCCTGCTCTTTAA
- a CDS encoding AI-2E family transporter: protein MPSDSQESSPSSAVAGPIDVRSTALALLALFATILMLQWTQAVLVPLVFSILVSYSLDPIVSALERLKVPRWLGATLLVMLFIGLLGYGSYTLRDQAMVLLDKIPQAVQTLRHSMQVKPADSREGVIKKVQEAAEKIQEATKSADDNATSSKPGVMKVEIVEPGLKLGEYVWWGSLGVLAFLAQLATVVMLVLLFLVSGDTYKRKLVKITGPTLSEKKVTVQILDDINMQIRRHLFVLVISGVFVGLATWGAFLWIGLEQAALWGLIAGVASTVPYLGPAVVFAATTIVALVQFGTITMGLGVGAASLLITGIQGNWLTPWLTSRTSSINAVVVFIGLLFWGWLWGPIGLIVATPILIIIKVCCDHVENLTSLGELMGKGSYED, encoded by the coding sequence ATGCCATCAGATTCCCAAGAATCGTCGCCCTCCTCCGCAGTAGCCGGACCCATTGATGTCCGCAGCACCGCGCTGGCGCTGCTCGCTCTATTTGCCACGATCCTGATGTTACAGTGGACCCAGGCAGTATTGGTGCCATTGGTGTTCAGCATATTAGTAAGCTATTCCCTGGACCCCATAGTCAGCGCCCTGGAACGGCTTAAAGTGCCCCGCTGGCTGGGGGCAACGCTACTGGTAATGCTGTTTATAGGACTCCTGGGCTATGGTAGCTATACCCTTAGAGACCAAGCTATGGTGCTTCTGGATAAGATCCCCCAAGCGGTGCAAACGCTACGCCATTCCATGCAAGTTAAACCCGCCGACTCCCGTGAAGGAGTCATCAAAAAAGTTCAGGAGGCCGCAGAAAAAATACAAGAAGCAACTAAATCCGCAGATGACAACGCTACCTCTAGCAAGCCGGGAGTCATGAAGGTGGAAATCGTGGAGCCAGGACTCAAGCTGGGAGAATATGTCTGGTGGGGTTCACTGGGGGTTTTGGCCTTCCTCGCGCAGTTGGCCACAGTCGTCATGCTGGTGCTGTTGTTCTTGGTTTCTGGCGATACCTACAAACGCAAGCTGGTGAAGATCACAGGCCCCACCCTCTCCGAAAAAAAGGTGACGGTGCAAATCCTGGATGATATTAACATGCAGATCCGCCGCCATTTATTTGTGCTGGTGATTTCAGGCGTTTTCGTGGGGCTAGCCACTTGGGGCGCCTTCCTATGGATTGGGCTAGAACAAGCAGCGCTTTGGGGACTCATTGCCGGGGTAGCAAGCACGGTGCCCTACCTGGGGCCGGCCGTGGTGTTCGCCGCCACCACAATCGTGGCCCTGGTGCAATTTGGCACGATCACGATGGGACTTGGGGTAGGCGCTGCCTCTCTCCTCATTACTGGCATTCAAGGCAACTGGCTTACCCCTTGGTTGACCAGCCGCACCTCCAGCATCAATGCCGTTGTGGTCTTTATAGGTCTCCTATTTTGGGGCTGGCTATGGGGACCTATCGGACTCATTGTCGCCACCCCCATTCTGATCATCATCAAAGTTTGCTGCGATCATGTGGAAAATCTAACGTCCCTCGGCGAACTGATGGGAAAAGGCTCCTATGAAGATTAA
- a CDS encoding endonuclease/exonuclease/phosphatase family protein has protein sequence MKMILIILALVLIIATLTPLIRRHEWWIRVFDFPRLQILIMGLLVFAVFFFLWDKQNIFEGITLVVLAAALLFQGYKILPHTFFAAKQVRGTSADTPGNTISLLIANVLMGNRNVQRFLAIVREADADVVLMLEPDQWWEEQVRELEVKYAYTVKKPLDNRYGMLLYSKFELVAPEIKFLLKEGIPSIHTEVKLPSGQLVRMHCLHPEPPSPTEADTSVNRDAELLIVGREVKNSEQPVIVAGDLNDVAWSYTTTLFQKTSGLLDPRIGRGMFNSYNAKHPLMRWPLDHLFHSEDFLLVRIARMPAFGSDHFPIYIKLSLNSNAENLQESPEEPDAEDKEFTADTLQKVEQKEEI, from the coding sequence ATGAAAATGATACTAATAATACTTGCTCTTGTGCTTATTATTGCCACCCTTACGCCTCTGATTCGACGCCATGAATGGTGGATACGTGTCTTTGATTTTCCCCGGTTGCAAATCCTAATTATGGGCTTATTAGTGTTTGCGGTTTTTTTCTTCTTGTGGGATAAACAAAATATATTTGAAGGGATAACGCTTGTTGTTCTCGCGGCGGCGCTTCTCTTTCAGGGTTATAAAATACTTCCCCATACTTTCTTTGCGGCTAAGCAGGTCCGCGGTACCTCTGCTGACACGCCGGGCAATACGATTTCTTTACTGATCGCGAATGTGTTGATGGGTAATCGGAATGTTCAGCGCTTCTTGGCAATAGTGCGGGAGGCTGACGCTGACGTTGTATTGATGTTAGAACCAGATCAATGGTGGGAGGAACAAGTTCGGGAGTTGGAGGTTAAATATGCCTATACCGTAAAAAAACCTTTAGATAACCGCTATGGGATGTTGTTGTATTCCAAATTTGAACTGGTAGCTCCCGAGATAAAGTTTTTGCTTAAAGAAGGGATTCCTTCTATCCATACTGAGGTGAAATTGCCTTCAGGACAGTTAGTTCGGATGCATTGTCTTCACCCGGAACCCCCGTCTCCCACGGAAGCCGACACTTCTGTTAATCGGGACGCGGAGTTGCTGATTGTGGGTAGAGAAGTAAAAAATAGCGAACAGCCAGTGATTGTAGCGGGTGATCTTAACGATGTCGCTTGGTCCTATACTACCACGCTTTTTCAGAAAACAAGCGGACTACTTGATCCCCGCATCGGCCGCGGGATGTTTAACTCCTATAATGCCAAGCATCCCTTAATGCGCTGGCCTCTTGACCACCTTTTTCATTCAGAAGATTTTCTTCTGGTAAGGATAGCCCGGATGCCGGCCTTTGGGTCCGATCATTTTCCTATCTATATTAAGCTTAGTCTTAACTCCAACGCCGAAAATCTCCAGGAGTCGCCTGAAGAGCCGGATGCCGAAGATAAAGAATTTACAGCGGATACGCTCCAAAAGGTAGAGCAGAAAGAAGAAATTTAA
- a CDS encoding peroxiredoxin family protein: protein MRASGTLAPEWKVAQWFNTQQPLQLADLRGKVVVMHAFQMLCPGCVVHGLPQTQKIYNVFDANEVVVVGLHTVFEHHEVMTPQALEVFIHEYRYTFPIGVDQPDGQSGLPLTMRAYGMRGTPSLILIDHKGRLRKHSFGRDDDIQVGADIATLVSEAKAAPLAEAENASGGDGCDEDKCTA, encoded by the coding sequence ATGCGCGCTAGTGGAACTTTAGCTCCTGAGTGGAAGGTAGCCCAATGGTTTAATACCCAGCAGCCGTTGCAGCTAGCTGACCTTCGAGGGAAGGTCGTGGTGATGCATGCTTTTCAAATGCTTTGCCCAGGGTGTGTAGTGCATGGTTTGCCCCAGACCCAGAAAATTTATAATGTTTTTGACGCCAATGAGGTTGTGGTGGTGGGTTTGCATACGGTGTTCGAGCACCATGAGGTCATGACTCCCCAGGCGCTTGAAGTCTTTATTCACGAATATCGTTATACCTTTCCCATCGGTGTCGATCAGCCAGATGGGCAATCAGGGTTGCCACTGACGATGCGTGCCTATGGGATGCGCGGGACTCCCAGCCTGATCTTGATTGATCATAAAGGCCGTCTCCGCAAGCATAGTTTTGGCCGCGACGATGATATCCAGGTAGGGGCGGATATTGCGACCCTTGTTAGTGAAGCGAAAGCGGCGCCCCTGGCTGAAGCAGAGAATGCTAGCGGAGGCGACGGTTGCGATGAGGACAAGTGCACGGCCTAG
- a CDS encoding class I SAM-dependent methyltransferase, with the protein MENRDSTEQQLRTEADALCRDHRFRRAIWDHFQRPGNKSMGMALNTAIHPNDQMLIHSLRHHRDPNAALSQYYNVALQQHFAAQQILQAFFPNPGPDFAFLDFACGFGRLVRLLTLSLPAANIWVAEIQKDALAFVTQTFNVQALESSASPEQFQAGRKFDFIWVASLFSHLPPGLFQRWLERLLSLLNPSGILCFSVHDQALLPVGVGLPEVGILFNPHSENAELDPKTYGTTFVGEDFVKRAIHEVSGEGHPYFRIPKGLAQEQDLYVVAKSSSLNLSGLQAFRYGPWGWVDERRILESGELYLRGWAASLDDGVLPAVEIKVNGTFHRCPTGLQRKDVCQVFRDDRLESAGWEFSYPLDSKIREVWVEVTARTIANERALLYGGSLSRSS; encoded by the coding sequence ATGGAAAATAGGGACTCGACGGAACAGCAATTGCGTACCGAAGCCGATGCCCTGTGCCGGGATCATCGCTTCAGGCGGGCGATTTGGGATCACTTTCAGCGGCCAGGTAATAAAAGCATGGGGATGGCGCTCAATACCGCGATCCATCCCAATGATCAAATGCTTATCCATTCACTGCGCCACCATCGGGATCCCAATGCGGCCTTGAGTCAGTATTACAATGTGGCGCTGCAGCAACATTTTGCCGCCCAACAGATTCTGCAAGCCTTTTTTCCAAACCCTGGGCCAGATTTCGCTTTTCTAGATTTTGCCTGTGGATTTGGCCGGTTAGTTCGATTGCTGACTCTCAGTTTGCCCGCAGCTAATATCTGGGTCGCGGAAATACAAAAAGATGCCCTTGCTTTTGTCACCCAAACATTCAATGTTCAGGCACTGGAGTCCAGTGCCAGTCCGGAGCAATTCCAAGCCGGGAGGAAATTTGATTTTATTTGGGTGGCTTCTCTTTTCTCCCACCTGCCGCCAGGGCTATTCCAGCGCTGGCTGGAGCGGCTTCTGTCCTTGCTGAACCCAAGTGGCATTCTCTGTTTCAGCGTCCATGATCAAGCGCTTTTGCCTGTGGGAGTCGGCCTGCCGGAGGTAGGTATTCTATTTAATCCCCACAGTGAAAATGCTGAATTGGACCCTAAAACGTATGGTACCACCTTCGTCGGCGAAGATTTTGTAAAGCGTGCCATCCACGAGGTAAGCGGTGAGGGCCATCCCTATTTTCGTATTCCCAAGGGGTTGGCCCAGGAGCAGGATCTCTATGTGGTGGCTAAATCTTCGAGTTTGAATCTATCAGGATTGCAAGCCTTTCGTTATGGTCCCTGGGGCTGGGTGGATGAGCGGCGTATTTTAGAGTCGGGTGAGTTATATCTGCGTGGCTGGGCTGCCTCTCTGGATGATGGGGTATTGCCTGCCGTTGAGATCAAGGTCAATGGAACTTTTCATCGCTGCCCTACCGGGTTGCAGCGCAAGGATGTCTGTCAGGTTTTTAGGGATGATCGTTTAGAATCCGCTGGCTGGGAGTTTAGCTATCCGCTGGATAGTAAAATACGGGAAGTTTGGGTAGAAGTCACGGCGAGGACAATTGCTAACGAAAGGGCCTTGCTCTACGGAGGAAGCCTTTCCCGTTCAAGCTGA
- a CDS encoding DUF4184 family protein: protein MPATIIHLGLGVQMKSVVPQYFSFPVFVFTQLAIDMEAFYFLLQNESPVHRFLHTYIGATLIAFLAILIGRPLCQWGIGLWNARLKEKHYHWLYITPRISWKAAATAAIFGAYSHVLMDSIMHADIQPFAPFSLINGFWGAISNFHLHMFCIICGALGIIVLWLLWETREVPTRVEKNKG from the coding sequence ATGCCAGCTACTATCATACATCTTGGTCTAGGCGTACAGATGAAATCTGTCGTACCACAATATTTTAGTTTTCCCGTGTTTGTTTTTACCCAATTGGCCATTGATATGGAGGCATTCTATTTTTTGCTTCAGAATGAATCCCCTGTCCACCGATTTTTGCATACTTATATCGGAGCTACTTTAATCGCTTTTCTCGCCATCCTAATAGGAAGACCGCTATGTCAATGGGGAATTGGATTATGGAATGCTCGACTCAAAGAAAAACACTATCACTGGCTTTATATCACACCCAGAATTTCATGGAAGGCAGCAGCTACAGCAGCCATATTTGGCGCCTATAGCCATGTCCTGATGGATAGCATCATGCATGCCGATATACAGCCTTTTGCCCCTTTCTCATTAATCAATGGCTTTTGGGGGGCTATTAGCAATTTTCACCTGCATATGTTTTGCATTATTTGCGGAGCACTCGGTATTATCGTTTTATGGCTATTATGGGAAACAAGGGAAGTCCCAACACGTGTAGAAAAGAACAAAGGATAA